One window from the genome of Chthoniobacterales bacterium encodes:
- a CDS encoding DUF3147 family protein, with amino-acid sequence MTLLITKYAVTAFIIVLVSELAKRSDRLGALVSSLPFVTIMVLIWLHLEKQGTSKLSNHAFYTFWYVIPTMPMFLLMPWLLNKGVGFWWSLLWCALLTFVCFVITALVAKRFGVGLMP; translated from the coding sequence ATGACCCTTCTGATCACGAAATACGCGGTGACCGCCTTCATCATCGTCTTGGTTTCCGAGTTGGCGAAGCGGAGCGACCGCCTGGGTGCGCTCGTGTCGTCTTTGCCGTTTGTCACGATCATGGTGCTGATCTGGCTGCACTTGGAAAAGCAGGGAACATCAAAGCTCTCCAATCATGCGTTTTACACGTTCTGGTATGTGATCCCGACGATGCCGATGTTCCTGCTCATGCCGTGGTTGCTCAACAAAGGCGTGGGTTTCTGGTGGTCCCTGCTCTGGTGCGCCCTGCTCACGTTCGTCTGCTTTGTCATCACCGCGCTGGTGGCAAAAAGATTCGGGGTCGGGTTGATGCCCTGA